The Centroberyx gerrardi isolate f3 chromosome 24, fCenGer3.hap1.cur.20231027, whole genome shotgun sequence genome includes a region encoding these proteins:
- the LOC144538080 gene encoding E3 ubiquitin-protein ligase TRIM21-like produces MSAASCLLSEEQFLCSICLDVFTDPVSIPCGHNFCKNCITQHWDINAPCQCPMCKKLFNTRPELYVNTFISEMAAQFRKSAQMKASSCPDQRCAKPGEVPCDVCTGTKLKALKSDHKSHRFVPLKEGYEGKKAELGKMIQERRLKIQEIKHSVELSEEDADREIADSVRVFTALMQSVERGQAELIETIQEKQKTTEKQAEGFIKEAVAQLEETLRKEMEKLLAVELKRVQQYAVDVTLDPDTANPALILSDDGKQVNHGDVRKNLPDNPERFSYCFRVLGKQSFSSGRFYYEVQVKGKTWWGLGVARGSIDRKGGISPSPKKGYWSVWLSNGNEYKAFADPRLLLSVKSRPQKVGVFVDYEEGLVSFYDVDAAALIYSFTGCTFTEKLYPFFCPSTNDGGRNSAPLIISPANHTD; encoded by the exons ATGTCCGCTGCCAGCTGTCTCCTAtctgaagagcagtttctgtgctccatctgtctggatgtgttcacTGATCCAGTCTCCATACCATGTGGACACAACTTCTGCAAAAACTGCATCACACAGCACTGGGATATTAATGCCCCATGCCAGTGTCCCATGTGTAAAAAGCTTTTCAACACAAGACCTGAGCTGTATGTCAATACTTTCATATCTGAGATGGCTGCTCAGTTCAGAAAgtcagctcagatgaaagccagcagctgcCCAGACCAACGATGTGCCAAACCAGGAGAAGTTCCCTGTGACGTCTGCACTGGGACCAAACTGAAGGCCCTGAAGTCCGACCACAAGTCACATCGATTCGTCCCTCTGAAGGAAGGatatgaaggaaagaaggctgAGCTGGGGAAGATGATCCAGGAGAGACGACTGAAGATTCAGGAGATCaaacactcagtagagctcagcgaggaagatgcagacagagagatagcagacagtgtgcgggtcttcaccgctctgatgcagtctgtggagagaggccaggctgagctcattgagacgatccaagagaagcagaaaacaacagagaaacaggctgaaggcttcatcaaaga agctgtggctcagctggaggagactctcaggaaagagatggagaaactgcTTGCTGTTGAGctgaagagggtccagcagtatgCAGTGGATGTGACTCTGGATCCTGATACAGCAAATCCcgctctcatcctgtctgatgatGGGAAACAAGTAAATCATGGAGATGTAAGGAAGAATCTCCCAgacaacccagagagattttcttATTGTTTCCGTGTTTTAGGAAAGCAGAGCTTCTCTTCAGGAAGATTTTACTACGAGGTTCAGGTTAAAGGGAAGACTTGGTGGGGTTTAGGAGTGGCCAGAGGGTCGATCGACAGGAAGGGAGGAATCAGTCCGAGTCCCAAGAAAGGCTACTGGTCTGTATGGTTGAGTAATGGAAATGAGTACAAAGCTTTTGCTGaccctcgtctcctcctctctgtgaaaTCGAGGCCTCAgaaggtgggggtgtttgtggattatgaggagggtctggtctccttttatgacgtagatgctgcagctcttatctactcctttactggctgcaccttcactgagaaactctacccattCTTCTGTCCCAGTACTAATGATGGTGGTAGAAACTCCGCCCCTCTGATCATCTCTCCTGCCAATCACACAGATTAG
- the LOC144538138 gene encoding E3 ubiquitin-protein ligase TRIM21-like yields MSAASCLLSEEQFLCSICLDVFTDPVSIPCGHSFCKNCITQHWDISVQCQCLMCKEVFNTRPELHVSSLLSEIAAQFRKSAQMKASSCPDQRCAKPGEVPCDVCTGTKLKALKSCLVCLASYCETHLEPHQRMTGLKRHKLIDPVENLEGRMCKKHDRPLELFCKTDQMCVCQFCTESDHKSHHFVSLKEGYEGKKAELGKKIQERRLKIQEIKHSVELSEEDADREIADSLIETIQEKQKTTEKQAEGFIKELEQEISELMKRTAEVEQLSRTEDHLHLLQSFPSLNTPPHTKDWTEVSVHRSSYEGTVRRAVAQLEETLRKEMEKLLDVELKRVQQYAVDVTLDPDTAHPHLILSDDGKQVKDGDVRKNLPDNPERFSLYVNVLGKSFSSGRFYYEVQVKGKTEWGLGVARGSIDRKGLMSPSPDNGYLTVWLSNGNEYKAPADPPVLLSVKSKPQKVGVFVDYEEGLVSFYDVDAAALIYSFTGCSFTEKLYPFFRPCVNYDGENSAPLIISPVNHTD; encoded by the exons ATGTCCGCTGCCAGCTGTCTCCTAtctgaagagcagtttctgtgctccatctgtctggatgtgttcacTGATCCAGTCTCCATACCATGTGGACACAGCTTCTGCAAAAACTGCATCACACAGCACTGGGATATTAGTGTCCAGTGCCAGTGTCTCATGTGTAAAGAGGTTTTCAACACAAGACCTGAGCTGCATGTCAGTAGTTTATTATCTGAGATAGCTGCTCAGTTCAGAAAgtcagctcagatgaaagccagcagctgcccagaccagcgatgtgccaaaccaggagaagttccctgtgacgtctgcactgggaccaaactgaaggccctgaagtcctgcctggtgtgtctggcctcctACTGTGAGACTCACCTGGAGCCTCATCAGAGAATGACGGGCCTGAAAAGACACAAGCTGATCGATCCTGTGGAGAACCTGGAAGGCAGGATGTGTAAGAAGCATGACAGACCGCTGGAGCTGTTCTGCAAGACGgaccagatgtgtgtttgtcagttctGCACTGAGTCAGACCACAAGTCacatcactttgtctctctGAAGGAAGGatatgaaggaaagaaggctgagctggggaagaagatccaggagagacgactgaagattcaggagatcaaacactcagtagagctcagcgaggaagatgcagacagagagatagcagacagt ctcattgagacgatccaagagaagcagaaaacaacagagaaacaggctgaaggcttcatcaaagagctggaacaggaaatctctgagctgatgaagagaaccgctgaggtggagcagctctcacgcactgaagaccacctccacctcctccaaagcttcccatccctgaacactcctccacacaccaaggactggacagaggtcagtgtccatcgctcatcatatgaggggactgtgaggagagctgtggctcagctggaggagactctcaggaaagagatggagaagctgCTTGATGTTGAGctgaagagggtccagcagtatgCAGTGGATGTGACTCTGGATCCTGATACAGCACATCCCcatctcatcctgtctgatgatGGGAAACAAGTAAAAGATGGTGATGTAAGGAAGAATCTCCCAGACAACCCAGAGAGATTCTCTCTTTATGTCAATGTCTTAGGAAAGAGCTTCTCTTCAGGAAGATTTTACTATGAGGTTCAGGTTAAAGGGAAGACTGAGTGGGGTTTAGGAGTGGCCAGAGGGTCGATCGACAGGAAGGGACTAATGAGTCCGAGTCCTGATAATGGCTACTTGACTGTATGGTTGAGTAATGGAAATGAGTACAAAGCTCCTGCTgaccctcctgtcctcctctctgtgaaatcgaagcctcagaaggtgggggtgtttgtggattatgaggagggtctggtctccttttatgacgtagatgctgcagctcttatctactcctttactggctgcagcttcactgagaaactctacccattCTTCAGACCCTGTGTTAATTATGATGGTGAAAACTCCGCCCCTctgatcatctctcctgtcaatcacacagattAG
- the LOC144538131 gene encoding E3 ubiquitin-protein ligase TRIM39-like has protein sequence MSAASCLISEEQFLCSICLDVFTDPVSIPCGHSFCKNCITQHWDISVQCQCPMCKEVFNTRPELHVSSLLSEIAAQFRKSAQMKASSCPDQRCAKPGEVPCDVCTGTKLKALKSCLVCLASYCETHLEPHQRMTGLKRHKLIDPVENLEGRMCKKHDRPLELFCKTDQMCVCQFCTESDHKSHHFVPLKEGYEGKKAELEKMIQERRLKIQEIKHSVELSEEDADREIADSVRVFTALMQSVERGQAELIETIQEKQKTTEKQAEGFIKELEQEISELMKRTAEVEQLSRTEDHLHLLQSFPSLNTPPHTKDWTEVSVHRSSYEGTVRRAVAQLEETLRKEKKKLSVEAELKRVQQYAVDVTLDPDTAHPYLILSDDGKQVKDGDVKKNLPDNPERFSCYANVLGKQSFSSGRFYYEVQVKGKTWWGLGVARGSIDRKGGINPTPKNGYWTVVMVNGNKYKALADPPVLLSVKSKPQKVGVFVDYEEGLVSFHDVDAAALIYSFTGCTFTEKLYPIFRPCVNYDGENSAPLIIPPVNHTD, from the coding sequence ATGTCCGCTGCCAGCTGTCTCATAtctgaagagcagtttctgtgctccatctgtctggatgtgttcacTGATCCAGTCTCCATACCATGTGGACACAGCTTCTGCAAAAACTGCATCACACAGCACTGGGATATTAGTGTCCAGTGCCAGTGTCCCATGTGTAAAGAGGTTTTCAACACAAGACCTGAGCTGCATGTCAGTAGTTTATTATCTGAGATAGCTGCTCAGTTCAGAAAgtcagctcagatgaaagccagcagctgcccagaccaacgatgtgccaaaccaggagaagttccctgtgacgtctgcactgggaccaaactgaaggccctgaagtcctgcctggtgtgtctggcctcctACTGTGAGACTCACCTGGAACCTCATCAGAGAATGACGGGCCTGAAAAGACACAAGCTGATCGATCCTGTGGAGAACCTGGAAGGCAGGATGTGTAAGAAGCATGACAGACCGCTGGAGCTGTTCTGCAAGACGgaccagatgtgtgtttgtcagttctGCACTGAGTCAGACCACAAGTCACATCACTTTGTCCCTCTGAAGGAAGGatatgaaggaaagaaggctgAGCTGGAGAAGATGATCCAGGAGAGACGACTGAAGATTCAGGAGATCaaacactcagtagagctcagcgaggaagatgcagacagagagatagcagacagtgtgcgggtcttcaccgctctgatgcagtctgtggagagaggccaggctgagctcattgagacgatccaagagaagcagaaaacaacagagaaacaggctgaaggcttcatcaaagagctggaacaggaaatctctgagctgatgaagagaaccgctgaggtggagcagctctcacgcactgaagaccacctccacctcctccaaagcttcccatccctgaacactcctccacacaccaaggactggacagaggtcagtgtccatcgctcatcatatgaggggactgtgaggagagctgtggctcagctggaggagactctcaggaaagagaagaagaagctgagTGTTGAGGCTGAGctgaagagggtccagcagtatgCAGTGGATGTGACTCTGGATCCTGATACAGCACATCCCtatctcatcctgtctgatgatGGGAAACAAGTAAAAGATGGTGATGTAAAGAAGAATCTCCCAgacaacccagagagattttcttGTTATGCCAATGTTTTAGGAAAGCAGAGCTTCTCTTCAGGAAGATTTTACTACGAGGTTCAGGTTAAAGGGAAGACTTGGTGGGGTTTAGGAGTGGCCAGAGGGTCGATCGACAGGAAGGGAGGAATCAATCCGACTCCCAAGAATGGCTACTGGACTGTAGTGATGGTAAATGGAAATAAGTACAAAGCTCTTGCTgaccctcctgtcctcctctctgtgaaatcgaagcctcagaaggtgggggtgtttgtggattatgaggagggtctggtctcctttcatgacgtagatgctgcagctcttatctactcctttactggctgcaccttcactgagaaactctacccaaTCTTCAGACCCTGTGTTAATTATGATGGTGAAAACTCCGCCCCTCTGATCAtccctcctgtcaatcacacagattAG
- the LOC144538097 gene encoding E3 ubiquitin-protein ligase TRIM21-like, translating to MSAASSLLSEEQFLCSICLDMFTDPVSIPCGHNFCKNCITLHWDVSVQCQCPMCKKLFNTRPELYVNTFISEMAAQFRKSAQMKASSCPDQRCAKPGEVPCDVCTGTKLKALKSCLVCLASYCETHLEPHQRMTGLKKHKLIDPVEDLEGRMCKKHDRPLELFCKTDQIYVCQFCTELDHKSHQIIPLMEEYEGKKAELGKMIQERRLKIQEIKHSVELSEEDADREIADSVRVFTALMQSVERGQAELIETIQEKQKTTEKQAEGFIKELEQEISELMKRTAEVEQLSRTEDHLHLLQSFPSLNTPPHTKDWTEVSVHRSSYEGTVRRAVAQLEETLRKEMEKLCADVELKRVQQYAVDMTLDPDTAHPELILSDDGKQVNHGDVKKNLPDNPERFSVCPRVLGKQSFSSGRFYYEVQVKGKTWWGLGVARGSINRKGLITVSPKNGYWSVWLRNGNKYEANTDPPVLLSVKSKLQKVGVFVDYEEGLVSFHDVDAAALIYSFTGCTFTEKLYPFFGLYSHDGGKNSTPLIISPVNHKE from the coding sequence ATGTCTGCTGCCAGCAGTCTCCTGtctgaagagcagtttctgtgctccatctgtctggataTGTTCACTGATCCAGTCTCCATACCATGTGGACACAACTTCTGCAAAAACTGCATCACACTACACTGGGATGTTAGTGTCCAGTGCCAGTGTCCCATGTGTAAAAAGCTTTTCAACACAAGACCTGAGCTGTATGTCAATACTTTCATATCTGAGATGGCTGCTCAGTTCAGAAAgtcagctcagatgaaagccagcagctgcccagaccaacgatgtgccaaaccaggagaagttccctgtgacgtctgcactgggaccaaactgaaggccctgaagtcctgcctggtgtgtctggcctcctACTGTGAGACTCACCTGGAGCCTCATCAGAGAATGACTGGCCTGAAAAAACATAAGCTGATCGATCCTGTGGAGGACCTGGAAGGCAGGATGTGTAAGAAGCATGACAGACCGCTGGAGCTGTTCTGCAAGACGGACCAGATATATGTATGTCAGTTCTGCACCGAGTTAGACCACAAGTCACATCAAATTATTCCTCTGATGGAAGAatatgaaggaaagaaggctgAGCTGGGGAAGATGATCCAGGAGAGACGACTGAAGATTCAGGAGATCaaacactcagtagagctcagcgaggaagatgcagacagagagatagcagacagtgtgcgggtcttcaccgctctgatgcagtctgtggagagaggccaggctgagctcattgagacgatccaagagaagcagaaaacaacagagaaacaggctgaaggcttcatcaaagagctggaacaggaaatctctgagctgatgaagagaaccgctgaggtggagcagctctcacgcactgaagaccacctccacctcctccaaagcttcccatccctgaacactcctccacacaccaaggactggacagaggtcagtgtccatcgctcatcatatgaggggactgtgaggagagctgtggctcagctggaggagactctcaggaaagagatggagaagctgTGTGCTGATGTTGAGctgaagagggtccagcagtatgCAGTGGATATGACTCTGGATCCTGATACAGCACATCCTgaactcatcctgtctgatgatGGGAAACAAGTAAATCATGGTGATGTAAAGAAGAATCTCCCAgacaacccagagagatttTCTGTTTGTCCCCGTGTTTTAGGAAAGCAGAGCTTCTCTTCAGGAAGATTTTACTACGAGGTTCAGGTTAAAGGGAAGACTTGGTGGGGTTTAGGAGTGGCCAGAGGGTCGATCAACAGGAAGGGACTAATCACAGTGAGTCCCAAGAATGGCTACTGGTCTGTATGGTTGAGGAATGGCAATAAATATGAAGCTAATACTgaccctcctgtcctcctctctgtgaaaTCGAAGCTTCAgaaggtgggggtgtttgtggattatgaggagggtctggtctcctttcatgacgtagatgctgcagctcttatctactcctttactggctgcaccttcactgagaaactctacccattCTTTGGACTTTATTCTCATGATGGTGGTAAAAACTCCACCCCTctgatcatctctcctgtcaatcacaaagAATAG
- the LOC144538081 gene encoding E3 ubiquitin-protein ligase TRIM21-like, with amino-acid sequence MSAASSLLSEEQFLCSICLDVFTDPVSIPCGHSFCKTCITQHWDISVQCQCPMCKEVFDRRPLLRVNTFISEMAAQFRKSAQMKASSCPDQRCAKPGEVPCDVCTGTKLKALKSDHKSHQFVPLMEEYEGKKAELGKMIQERRLKIQEIKDSVELSEEDADREIADSVRVFTALMQSVERGQAELIETIQEKQKTTEKQAEGFIKELEQEISELMKRTAEVEQLSRTEDHLHLLQSLPSLNTPPHTKDWTEVSVHRSSYEGTVRRAVAQLEETLRKEKKKLSADVELKRVQQYAVDVTLDPDTANPALILSDDGKQVNHGDVKKNLPDNPERFSSWTCVLGKQSFSSGRFYYEVQVKGKTWWGLGVARGSINRKGGITVSPKNGYWIVCLRNGNKYEALAGPRLLLSVKSKPQKVGVFVDYEEGLVSFFDVDAAALIYSFTGCTFTEKLYPIFDPGLNDGGKNSAPLIISPVSHTD; translated from the coding sequence ATGTCCGCTGCCAGCAGTCTCCTAtctgaagagcagtttctgtgctccatctgtctggatgtgttcacTGATCCAGTCTCCATACCATGTGGACACAGCTTCTGCAAAACCTGCATCACACAGCACTGGGATATTAGTGTCCAGTGCCAGTGTCCCATGTGTAAAGAGGTTTTTGACAGAAGACCTCTGCTGCGGGTCAATACTTTCATATCTGAGATGGCTGCTCAGTTCAGAAAgtcagctcagatgaaagccagcagctgcCCAGACCAACGATGTGCCAAACCAGGAGAAGTTCCCTGTGACGTCTGCACTGGGACCAAACTGAAGGCCCTGAAGTCCGACCACAAGTCACATCAATTTGTCCCTCTGATGGAAGAatatgaaggaaagaaggctgAGCTGGGGAAGATGATCCAGGAGAGACGACTGAAGATTCAGGAGATCAAAgactcagtagagctcagcgaggaagatgcagacagagagatagcagacagtgtgcgggtcttcaccgctctgatgcagtctgtggagagaggccaggctgagctcattgagacgatccaagagaagcagaaaacaacagagaaacaggctgaaggcttcatcaaagagctggaacaggaaatctctgagctgatgaagagaaccgctgaggtggagcagctctcacgcactgaagaccacctccacctcctccaaagcctcccatccctgaacactcctccacacaccaaggactggacagaggtcagtgtccatcgctcatcatatgaggggactgtgaggagagctgtggctcagctggaggagactctcaggaaagagaagaagaagctgagtgctgatgttgagctgaagagggtccagcagtatgCAGTGGATGTGACTCTGGATCCTGATACAGCAAATCCcgctctcatcctgtctgatgatGGGAAACAAGTAAATCATGGTGATGTAAAGAAGAATCTCCCAgacaacccagagagattttcttCTTGGACCTGTGTCTTAGGAAAGCAGAGCTTCTCTTCAGGAAGATTTTACTACGAGGTTCAGGTTAAAGGGAAGACTTGGTGGGGTTTAGGAGTGGCCAGAGGGTCGATCAACAGGAAGGGAGGAATCACAGTGAGTCCCAAGAATGGCTACTGGATTGTATGTTTGAGGAATGGAAATAAGTACGAAGCTCTTGCTGGCCCtcgtctcctcctgtctgtgaaatcgaagcctcagaaggtgggggtgtttgtggattatgaggagggtctggtctccttttttgacgtagatgctgcagctcttatctactcctttactggctgcaccttcactgagaaactctacccaaTCTTCGATCCCGGTCTTAATGATGGTGGTAAAAACTCCGCCCCTctgatcatctctcctgtcagtCACACAGATTAG